A single Danio aesculapii chromosome 19, fDanAes4.1, whole genome shotgun sequence DNA region contains:
- the lrrc69 gene encoding LOW QUALITY PROTEIN: leucine-rich repeat-containing protein 69 (The sequence of the model RefSeq protein was modified relative to this genomic sequence to represent the inferred CDS: inserted 2 bases in 1 codon) — translation MANDSIIKAFKTKSKSLNLSSTKITDVPEALEKLTWIVVLKLNNNFLSSLPSQFRRLQMLTELNLGNNVLEEIPSVLKHLCCLNKLYLYGNQISHLPAEVLEGLPNLELLNLNHNKIKVIPSEIKSLCRLQSISITDNHLEQIPAELGLMXSLTEINFTNNKLTQIPQQLCDLSQLRRLYLARNNLTALPEGVLGWKNLKILDVAGNHLSVFPFDFQFLTLDELFLEGNSLVPFSLMESIQEKEILSLKELSARLILQESTNILSAASRSLPMYPELQDMLSQWSQCALCSQPFLTTWLECVQFINTRKHMGMRSSQSVPVRVVLCSYDCFNRDDHQYYGLVRLN, via the exons ATGGCAAACGATTCAATCATCAAAGCATTTAAAACCAAATCAAAGTCACTTAATCTGAGTTCTACGAAAATTACAGATGTTCCAGAAGCACTTGAGAAACTGACGTGGATTGTTGTGTTAAAGCTGAATAATAATTTTCTGTCAAGTCTGCCGTCTCAATTCAGGCGTTTACAGATG TTGACAGAGCTCAATTTGGGAAACAATGTTCTTGAGGAGATCCCATCTGTGTTAAAACACCTCTGCTGcctaaataaactttatttatatggCAACCAAATCAGCCATTTGCCAGCAGAGGTGCTGG AGGGTTTACCAAACCTTGAGCTTCTAAATTTGAAccacaacaaaataaaagtcattccCTCAGAAATAAAAAG TCTGTGTCGCCTACAAAGCATCAGCATCACAGACAATCATTTGGAGCAGATTCCAGCTGAACTGGGTTTAAT GAGTCTGACTGAGATTAACTTCACTAATAATAAACTGACTCAAATACCACAGCAGTTATGTGATTTATCACAGCTCAGGAGGTTGTACTTGGCCCGAAACAACCTCACAGCACTACCAGAG ggaGTTCTTGGTTGGAAAAACCTGAAGATCTTAGATGTTGCAGGAAATCACTTATCTGTGTTTCCATTTGAT TTTCAGTTTCTCACACTGGACGAACTGTTCCTTGAAGGAAACAGTTTAGTCCCATTCTCACTGATGGAGTCAATTCAGGAGAAAGAAATCCTCTCCTTAAAG GAACTCTCAGCCAGGCTCATCCTCCAGGAGAGCACTAATATATTGTCAGCAGCGTCCAGATCTCTGCCAATGTACCCAGAGCTGCAGGACATGCTGTCTCAGTGGAGTCAATGTGCCCTGTGTTCACAACCCTTTCTCACCACCTGGCTGGAGTGTGTGCAGTTCATCAACACCAGGAAG CACATGGGGATGAGAAGCTCCCAGTCTGTTCCGGTGAGGGTTGTGCTGTGCTCCTATGACTGCTTCAACAGGGATGACCACCAATACTACGGACTTGTTcgattaaattaa
- the otud6b gene encoding deubiquitinase OTUD6B: MEEVETAEELLAKQHRKEKKDLQAKIQSMKNAVPKNDKKRRKQLTEDIAKLEAELSQKHENELKLQNTSSVEEVSDTLDSMSVANNEEKSDPSKQSRTSKAQKRRDKKAALEKEREMRIAEAEVENLSGSRHQECLKLREKLVERHLQIKEISSDGHCMYRAVEHQLMERGLALGLKELRDQTAQYMRSHADDFMPFLTNPNTGDMYTADEFEKYCSDVADTAAWGGQLELKALSQVLQLPIEVIQADSPCITIGEEYDKPKITLIYMRHAYGLGEHYNSVEPLKDLANEEEG, from the exons ATGGAGGAAGTGGAGACAGCAGAGGAGCTGTTAGCCAAACAGCATCGCAAGGAAAAGAAAGACCTGCAAG CAAAAATACAAAGCATGAAAAACGCAGTTCCCAAAAATGACAAGAAGAGGAGGAAACAGCTGACAGAAGACATCGCCAAACTAGAAGCCGAACTCTctcaaaaacatgaaaatgagCTCAAACTTCAGAACACTTCTTCA GTGGAAGAGGTTTCAGACACATTGGATTCTATGAGTGTGGCAAATAATGAAGAAAAATCCGATCCAAGCAAGCAAAGTCGGACATCCAAAGCCCAGAAGAGACGG gACAAGAAGGCTGCTCTTGAGAAGGAGCGAGAGATGCGGATTGCAGAGGCAGAGGTGGAAAATCTCAGTGGCTCTCGTCATCAGGAGTGTCTGAAGCTGCGGGAGAAGCTGGTGGAGAGACATCTGCAGATTAAAGAGATCTCCTCTGATGGCCACTGTATGTACCGCGCTGTGGAGCATCAGCTGATGGAGAGAGGACTCGCTCTCGGCCTTAAAGAGCTTCGGGATCAAACTGCTCAGTACATGAGGAGCCATGCAGATGACTTCATGCCCTTTCTTACAAACCCTAATACAGGAGATATGTACACTGCAG ATGAGTTTGAGAAATATTGCAGTGATGTTGCAGACACTGCTGCATGGGGCGGACAGTTAGAG TTGAAAGCCCTTTCCCAGGTCCTCCAGCTACCCATAGAGGTCATCCAGGCAGATTCCCCCTGTATTACTATTGGTGAAGAATATGATAAGCCAAAAATCACACTCAT TTATATGCGTCATGCGTATGGACTTGGAGAGCATTACAACTCTGTGGAGCCTCTTAAAGATTTGGCAAATGAGGAAGAGGGCTGA